In Mercenaria mercenaria strain notata unplaced genomic scaffold, MADL_Memer_1 contig_3312, whole genome shotgun sequence, a genomic segment contains:
- the LOC128552941 gene encoding putative leucine-rich repeat-containing protein DDB_G0290503 translates to MRKACGGTRQTRVTRATKETGGSNPRPESSKTQQTDRTKDVKTCAEERVVILERENMMLRKNLNMVEIKKEFQKSIQESHMASMFYESLHDLEQKLQQYESYAGGYVGLHAGDQLQKKTDEINKLKNEHEESKRSNREPISNQTSEIDNLKTELKKLMNELEKSEKSRKRTEKESRMHGGALLQMKKDEINKLKIELEESKRSNRELISNQTSEIDRLKIKLNNLMNELEKSEKSRKRTEEDLKESKLQTTDQLKKKKDEIKKLKNELEESKRSNREQVSKQTTEIDKLKTELKNLQDIHEKSEKSLKRTEEDFKISKLQTADQLKKKTDEINKLNNELEESKRSNREQISNQTSEIDNLKTELKNLMNELEKSEKSRKRTEEDLKESKLQTADQLKKKTDEINMLKNELEESKRSNREQISNQTSEIDNLKTELKNLMNELEKSEKSRKRTEEDLKES, encoded by the exons atgCGGAAAGCTTGTGGTGGTACGAGGCAAACGAGAGTTACACGTGCTACGAAGGAAACAGGTGGATCAAATCCGAGACCAGAGAGTTCAAAAACACAACAAACGGACAG GACAAAAGACGTAAAGACCTGTGCTGAAGAACGTGTCGTCATTTtagaaagagaaaatatgatgCTGAGAAAAAATCTGAACAT GGTAGAAATTAAGAAAGAATTTCAGAAGTCAATTCAAGAGAGTCATATGGCTTCTATGTTCTATGAATCTCTCCACGA TTTAGAACAAAAACTTCAACAGTATGAGTCATATGCAGGAGGATATGTCGG GTTGCATGCAGGAGATCAACTTCAAAAGAAAACAGATGAAATCAACAAGCTGAAGAATGAACACGAAGAATCTAAAAG GTCAAACAGAGAACCAATATCAAATCAAACAAGTGAAATAGATAACCTGAAGACGGAGTTGAAGAAACTAATGAATGAACTTGAAAAATCCGAGAAGAGCCGAAAGAGGACcgaaaaagaatctag GATGCATGGAGGAGCACTACTTCAAATGAAAAAAGATGAAATCAATAAGCTGAAGATTGAACTCGAAGAATCTAAAAG GTCAAACAGAGAACTAATATCAAATCAAACAAGTGAAATAGATAGACTGAAGATAAAGTTGAACAACCTAATGAATGAACTTGAAAAATCCGAGAAGAGCCGAAAGAGGACCGAAGAGGACCTTAAAGAATCTAA GTTGCAGACAACTGatcaacttaaaaagaaaaaagatgaaaTCAAGAAGCTGAAGAATGAACTCGAAGAATCTAAAAG GTCAAACAGAGAACAAgtatcaaaacaaacaactgaaatAGATAAGCTGAAGACGGAGTTGAAGAACCTGCAGGATATACATGAAAAATCCGAGAAGAGCCTAAAGAGGACCGAAGAGGACTTTAAAATATCTAA GTTGCAGACAGCTGatcaacttaaaaagaaaacagatgaAATCAACAAGCTGAATAATGAACTCGAAGAATCTAAAAG GTCAAACAGAGAACAAATATCAAATCAAACAAGTGAAATAGATAACCTGAAGACGGAGTTGAAGAACCTAATGAATGAACTTGAAAAATCCGAGAAGAGCCGAAAGAGGACCGAAGAGGACCTTAAAGAATCTAA GTTGCAGACAGCTGatcaacttaaaaagaaaacagatgaAATCAACATGCTGAAGAATGAACTCGAAGAATCTAAAAG GTCAAACAGAGAACAAATATCAAATCAAACAAGTGAAATAGATAACCTGAAGACGGAGTTGAAGAACCTAATGAATGAACTTGAAAAATCCGAGAAGAGCCGAAAGAGGACCGAAGAGGACCTTAAAGAATCTAA